A genomic region of Deltaproteobacteria bacterium contains the following coding sequences:
- a CDS encoding ATP-binding protein: MDSWFTMLFWLLSALAVAGSVVWLRRSRRRVADMVAFCRKAGAGTPSGKVLAVRRQDDLGELEQGLNELAQAFTGRLEDMKAERERLQSILSCMMEGVIVLDTKGKVVLVNQTAHRIFELPPDDSVLGMSTVEVSRHPEMQALIQEVLYSDTDCDSVHRELSLGDDRWFAANAVRLEHSRQGLLGYVLVFHEVSELKRLERIRADFVANVSHEMRTPLTAIQGYAETLLHNPPNDPRMARQFLNIVTRHSERLGRLIDDLLALSDLEMGNVNVRMKEVAVQPLLDRVLELFRDQARKKRIRLRAEVGTETPIVLGDEDRLQQLLINLVDNALKYTPEDGSVRVQADLEPVTNGADPPRVALRVSDTGCGIPDKDLPRLTERFYRVDKARSRELGGTGLGLAIVKHIAQAHDGELKIQSQLGKGTQVSVYLHGTYGPLALPFPRPAVKPVVA; this comes from the coding sequence GTGGACTCCTGGTTTACGATGCTGTTCTGGTTGCTGTCCGCGCTGGCGGTCGCGGGTTCCGTCGTGTGGCTGCGACGCTCACGCCGCCGTGTCGCGGACATGGTGGCCTTCTGCCGGAAGGCCGGCGCGGGTACGCCGTCCGGCAAGGTGCTCGCGGTCCGTCGCCAGGATGACCTCGGAGAGTTGGAACAGGGCCTCAACGAGTTGGCGCAGGCTTTCACCGGCCGCCTCGAGGACATGAAGGCGGAAAGGGAACGGCTCCAGTCCATCCTGAGCTGCATGATGGAAGGGGTCATCGTGCTGGACACCAAGGGCAAGGTCGTCCTTGTGAACCAGACGGCCCACAGGATCTTCGAGCTGCCGCCGGACGACAGCGTGCTGGGCATGTCCACGGTCGAGGTTTCCCGCCATCCCGAGATGCAGGCGCTCATCCAGGAAGTGCTGTACAGCGACACCGACTGCGACTCCGTCCACCGGGAGTTGTCGCTGGGGGACGACCGCTGGTTCGCCGCCAACGCGGTACGCCTGGAGCATTCCCGACAGGGACTCCTGGGCTACGTGCTGGTCTTCCATGAAGTCAGCGAGCTGAAACGGCTTGAACGGATCCGCGCCGACTTCGTGGCCAACGTATCCCACGAGATGCGCACGCCGCTGACCGCCATCCAGGGCTACGCCGAGACGCTGCTGCACAACCCCCCCAACGACCCCCGCATGGCGCGGCAATTCCTCAACATCGTTACGCGCCACTCCGAGCGCCTCGGCCGCTTGATCGACGACCTGTTGGCGCTGTCCGATCTGGAAATGGGCAACGTGAACGTGCGCATGAAGGAGGTGGCCGTCCAACCGTTGCTGGACCGGGTCCTGGAGCTGTTCCGCGACCAAGCCCGGAAGAAGCGCATCCGGCTGCGCGCGGAGGTCGGGACGGAAACTCCGATAGTCCTCGGAGACGAGGACCGGCTCCAGCAGTTGCTCATCAACCTCGTCGACAACGCCCTCAAGTACACCCCCGAGGACGGCAGCGTGAGGGTCCAGGCCGACCTGGAGCCCGTCACCAACGGCGCCGACCCGCCCAGGGTCGCGCTGAGAGTGTCCGATACCGGTTGCGGCATCCCCGACAAGGACCTCCCACGACTCACGGAACGCTTCTATCGGGTCGACAAGGCGCGTTCGCGGGAATTGGGGGGCACCGGACTCGGCCTGGCCATCGTCAAACACATCGCCCAGGCCCACGATGGGGAGTTGAAAATCCAGAGCCAACTCGGAAAGGGCACCCAGGTATCCGTCTATCTGCATGGGACCTACGGTCCCCTGGCGCTGCCCTTTCCACGACCCGCGGTCAAGCCCGTCGTGGCCTGA
- a CDS encoding pyruvate carboxylase subunit B yields the protein MDGKKVGIMETVLRDAHQSLLATRMRTEDMLPIAAEIDKVGFWSVEMWGGATFDACLRYLNECPWERLRLIRAAMPNTRLQMLLRGQNIVGYRNYPDDAVESFVERSAENGIDVFRVFDAMNDIRNMKTSMEAVKRTGKTLEAAVSYTISPVHSTQYFVDFAQQLVDAGTDVLAVKDMAGLLSPYVAQDLIGALKERFDIPVHLHSHCTTGMAQMAYIMAVEAGVDIIDTAISTLSDGTSQPATEAVVVALRGTPYDTGLDLRQLAGIAAYFNQVRGKYSEFESPISNRVNADIVESQIPGGMLSNLVSQLRQQNAENRLDEVLEEVQAVRKDLGYPPLVTPTSQIVGSQATLNVLMGKRYGVVTMEVRNYVMGHYGEPPGTVSEEMKAMVLGKKDPITCRPADLLKPRMEEARKEIGDLAASEEDVLSYTLFPDVAKDYFERRGQEQATAAG from the coding sequence ATGGACGGGAAGAAAGTCGGGATCATGGAAACCGTGCTCAGGGACGCTCACCAGTCCCTGCTGGCAACGCGCATGCGCACCGAGGACATGCTGCCCATCGCGGCCGAGATCGACAAGGTCGGGTTCTGGTCCGTGGAGATGTGGGGCGGAGCCACCTTCGACGCCTGTCTGCGGTACCTGAACGAGTGTCCCTGGGAGCGCCTGCGGCTGATCCGCGCGGCCATGCCCAACACCCGGCTGCAGATGCTGCTGCGAGGCCAGAACATCGTAGGGTACCGCAACTACCCGGACGACGCCGTCGAGTCCTTCGTGGAGAGGTCCGCGGAGAACGGCATCGACGTCTTCCGGGTGTTCGACGCCATGAACGACATCCGCAACATGAAGACCTCCATGGAAGCGGTCAAGCGCACCGGCAAGACCCTGGAGGCCGCGGTGTCGTACACCATCAGTCCGGTGCACTCGACGCAGTACTTCGTCGACTTCGCCCAACAGCTTGTGGACGCCGGCACCGACGTGCTGGCGGTGAAGGACATGGCCGGCCTGCTGTCGCCGTACGTGGCCCAGGATCTCATCGGCGCGCTGAAGGAACGGTTCGACATCCCCGTCCACCTGCACTCCCACTGCACCACCGGCATGGCGCAGATGGCCTACATCATGGCCGTCGAAGCCGGGGTGGACATCATCGACACGGCCATTTCCACGCTTTCCGACGGCACTTCCCAGCCCGCTACCGAAGCCGTGGTGGTGGCCCTTAGGGGCACGCCTTACGACACCGGCCTCGACCTGCGGCAACTGGCCGGCATCGCCGCCTACTTCAACCAGGTGCGCGGCAAGTACAGCGAGTTCGAGAGCCCCATCAGCAACCGCGTCAACGCCGACATCGTCGAGTCGCAGATCCCCGGCGGCATGCTCTCGAACCTGGTGTCCCAGTTGCGGCAGCAGAACGCCGAGAACCGGCTGGACGAGGTGCTCGAAGAGGTCCAGGCGGTGCGCAAGGACCTGGGCTACCCGCCGCTGGTGACGCCCACCAGCCAGATCGTCGGTTCCCAGGCCACCCTGAATGTCCTCATGGGCAAACGCTACGGCGTGGTGACCATGGAAGTGCGCAACTACGTCATGGGGCACTACGGGGAGCCGCCGGGCACGGTGAGCGAGGAGATGAAGGCCATGGTCCTGGGCAAGAAGGACCCCATCACCTGCCGCCCCGCCGACCTGCTGAAGCCGCGCATGGAGGAGGCCCGCAAGGAGATCGGCGACCTCGCCGCCAGCGAGGAGGACGTGCTCTCCTACACGTTGTTCCCGGACGTCGCCAAGGACTACTTCGAGCGGCGCGGACAGGAACAGGCCACCGCCGCCGGCTAG